One Cellulomonas sp. NS3 genomic region harbors:
- a CDS encoding pyridoxal phosphate-dependent decarboxylase family protein, which translates to MHELLSSATADHYAATMRETVDRLADRFRETRRPFSGATREELGALVDAVDLDGPGQGTAAALREVDALFVRNAVWFHHPDYAAHLNCPVAVPAVAAEAVVAAVNASLDTYDQSTAGTLMERRLVTWTAERIGFAAGDGIFTSGGTQSNLQALLVARDHALAASGAALDRLVVLATASSHFSVQKSARLLGLGEDAVIGVATDELGRMRPEVLAATLDAARAAGRVPVCVVATAGTTDRGCIDPLGPIADACDAAGVWLHVDAAYGCGLLVSPTRRHLLDGIERARSVTVDYHKSFFQPVSSSALIVRHGADLAPVAWYADYLNPEGSGEPNQVDKSLQTTRRFDALKLWVTLRALGADRLGEMFDAVVDLAAAAHDLVEHDPDLRLVGRSQLSTVLFRYQPPGVPDARADALVPLVRRALFDAGRTIVAKTVVDGRACLKLTLLNPDSTVEDVRRVLGAVRDAAAALDGGRELATGLDRELDAVLDGDLDGALAW; encoded by the coding sequence GTGCACGAGCTGCTGTCCTCTGCGACCGCCGACCACTACGCCGCGACGATGCGCGAGACGGTCGACCGCCTCGCGGACCGCTTCCGCGAGACCCGTCGCCCCTTCTCCGGGGCGACCCGCGAGGAGCTCGGCGCGCTCGTCGACGCCGTCGACCTCGACGGCCCGGGCCAGGGCACCGCGGCGGCGCTGCGCGAGGTCGACGCGCTGTTCGTCCGGAACGCCGTCTGGTTTCACCACCCCGACTACGCGGCCCACCTCAACTGCCCGGTCGCCGTCCCGGCGGTCGCCGCCGAGGCCGTCGTCGCCGCGGTCAACGCCTCGCTCGACACCTACGACCAGTCGACCGCGGGCACGCTCATGGAGCGCCGCCTCGTCACGTGGACCGCGGAGCGCATCGGCTTCGCCGCGGGCGACGGCATCTTCACGTCGGGCGGCACGCAGTCGAACCTGCAGGCGCTCCTGGTCGCGCGGGACCACGCGCTCGCCGCGAGCGGGGCGGCGCTCGACCGGCTCGTCGTCCTGGCGACCGCGTCGAGCCACTTCAGCGTGCAGAAGTCCGCGCGCCTGCTCGGCCTCGGCGAGGACGCGGTGATCGGCGTCGCGACGGACGAGCTCGGCCGGATGCGCCCCGAGGTCCTCGCCGCGACGCTCGATGCCGCGCGCGCCGCCGGGCGGGTGCCCGTGTGCGTCGTCGCGACCGCCGGCACGACCGACCGCGGCTGCATCGACCCGCTCGGCCCGATCGCCGACGCGTGCGACGCGGCCGGGGTGTGGCTGCACGTCGACGCGGCCTACGGGTGCGGGCTGCTCGTCTCCCCGACCCGGCGGCACCTGCTCGACGGCATCGAGCGCGCCCGGTCCGTGACCGTCGACTACCACAAGAGCTTCTTCCAGCCCGTCTCGTCGAGCGCGCTGATCGTGCGGCACGGCGCGGACCTCGCGCCCGTCGCCTGGTACGCGGACTACCTCAACCCCGAGGGCAGCGGCGAGCCCAACCAGGTCGACAAGTCGCTGCAGACGACCCGCCGGTTCGACGCACTCAAGCTCTGGGTCACGCTGCGCGCGCTCGGCGCGGACCGGCTCGGCGAGATGTTCGACGCGGTCGTCGACCTCGCCGCCGCCGCGCACGACCTCGTCGAGCACGACCCCGACCTGCGTCTCGTGGGCCGCTCGCAGCTCAGCACCGTCCTGTTCCGCTACCAGCCGCCCGGCGTGCCCGACGCCCGGGCCGACGCGCTCGTCCCGCTCGTGCGCCGCGCGCTGTTCGACGCGGGCCGCACGATCGTCGCGAAGACCGTCGTCGACGGCCGGGCCTGCCTCAAGCTCACGCTGCTCAACCCCGACTCGACCGTGGAAGACGTCCGCCGCGTGCTCGGTGCGGTGCGCGACGCCGCCGCGGCGCTCGACGGCGGGCGCGAGCTCGCGACCGGGCTCGACCGCGAGCTCGACGCGGTGCTCGACGGCGACCTGGACGGGGCGCTCGCGTGGTGA
- a CDS encoding GGDEF domain-containing protein, with translation MRQVVAAVRRVLVVPEPDLVRRSRASLVVAVGTGLGILALLLTPVVTVLPYAEATVVTLVAASALSFTAAFVARRGHLGVATAILIVQLLAVLVVPSVHGRDGSYSPLFMAVFVTIAGALVRARWVPVVLLAAIAEGVVLARAFDWRLTAITPDQLAVYCVAIACVTALTAVVQRAAMDSALTSAVDQKVRAEELARHLAEVNKDLESRVSARTEELEEALSRSHELAAQLRVLSRRDPLTGLNNRRALDEAMLHLAATPDAAGLAVAVLDIDDFKCVNDRFGHPAGDLVLREVARALQTLSRADDVVARVGGEEFVVAMPSTSAEDALALCERIRAGAAALDVGSRAPGLAVTVSIGVTHVDRPTDPEELVGVADRLLYLAKVSGKNRVVADGEQVRTTART, from the coding sequence GTGCGTCAGGTCGTCGCCGCGGTCAGGCGCGTCCTCGTCGTGCCCGAGCCCGACCTCGTGCGCCGCAGCCGCGCCTCCCTCGTCGTCGCCGTCGGCACCGGCCTCGGGATCCTCGCGCTGCTGCTCACGCCGGTCGTGACCGTGCTCCCGTACGCCGAGGCGACGGTCGTGACGCTGGTCGCGGCGTCGGCGCTGAGCTTCACGGCGGCCTTCGTCGCGCGGCGCGGCCACCTCGGCGTCGCCACCGCGATCCTCATCGTGCAGCTCCTCGCCGTGCTCGTCGTGCCGTCGGTGCACGGGCGCGACGGCAGCTACTCGCCGCTGTTCATGGCTGTCTTCGTGACCATCGCCGGGGCGCTGGTGCGCGCGCGGTGGGTCCCGGTGGTGCTGCTGGCCGCGATCGCCGAGGGCGTGGTGCTCGCGCGCGCGTTCGACTGGCGGCTGACCGCCATCACACCCGACCAGCTCGCCGTCTACTGCGTCGCGATCGCGTGCGTGACCGCGCTCACGGCGGTCGTGCAGCGCGCGGCGATGGACTCGGCGCTCACGTCGGCCGTCGACCAGAAGGTCCGCGCCGAAGAGCTCGCGCGGCACCTCGCCGAGGTCAACAAGGACCTCGAGTCGCGGGTCTCCGCGCGCACCGAGGAGCTCGAGGAGGCGCTGAGCCGCTCGCACGAGCTCGCCGCGCAGCTGCGGGTGCTGTCCCGGCGCGACCCCCTGACCGGCCTGAACAACCGGCGCGCGCTCGACGAGGCGATGCTCCACCTCGCGGCGACGCCCGACGCGGCGGGCCTCGCGGTCGCGGTGCTCGACATCGACGACTTCAAGTGCGTCAACGACCGGTTCGGGCACCCCGCCGGCGACCTCGTGCTGCGCGAGGTCGCCCGGGCCCTGCAGACGCTCAGCCGGGCCGACGACGTCGTCGCGCGCGTCGGCGGCGAGGAGTTCGTCGTCGCGATGCCGTCGACCTCCGCCGAGGACGCGCTCGCGCTGTGCGAGCGGATCCGCGCCGGTGCGGCCGCGCTCGACGTGGGCAGCCGCGCGCCCGGGCTCGCCGTCACGGTGAGCATCGGCGTGACGCACGTGGACCGGCCGACCGACCCCGAGGAGCTCGTGGGTGTCGCCGACCGGCTGCTGTACCTCGCGAAGGTGAGCGGCAAGAACCGCGTCGTGGCGGACGGCGAGCAGGTCCGGACAACCGCCCGCACCTGA
- a CDS encoding MDR family MFS transporter, whose product MSTTPAPRVAPPADAPTGAAAATSGPTHREIVTILAGLMLGMFLGALDQTIVATSIRTIGDDLNGLSLQAWVTTAYLMASTITTPLYGKLSDIYGRKPFYLLAISLFVVGSLLCGTADSMYQLAIYRGVQGLGAGGLMALAITILGDLVPPRERARYQAYFLAVWGTSSVIGPVIGGFFAGADTILGLDGWRWIFLVNVPLGALAIVVVARVLHLPPVRRARHRIDWPGALMLVVGLVPLLLVAEQGREWGWTSPRALLCYTVGVVGIGLFVVAEVVAKKDALLPLHLFRNRTFSVGAGANVVIGLGMFGGLATLPLYLQIVKGLSPTEAGLTLIPFTFGIMAGSIVTGQLTSRTGRYKWFPVIGTVLMGIGALMFSRLTPDTVLLEVFADSVVFGLGLGFTMQPLVLAVQNAVPVQDMGVATSSSLFFRQVGGTLGTAVFLSILFSTVGENIRDAFARLARTPDFQAALTDPEVVADPANAPVLDMAQGGGGALPSLDDSSFINALDPRLARPFLDGFAESISTVLLIAAAVMVLGVILTVLLPELPLRNVSGIQGRLEDEAAADAAEAEASDLTAAVSGSGAVAGAAPTAAGAGGAVDGRPTAGDATPRTLGGVPDVAADDRRR is encoded by the coding sequence TTGTCCACGACCCCAGCCCCCCGCGTCGCTCCGCCCGCCGACGCGCCGACCGGCGCCGCTGCCGCGACCTCCGGCCCGACGCACCGCGAGATCGTCACCATCCTCGCGGGGCTCATGCTCGGCATGTTCCTCGGCGCGCTCGACCAGACGATCGTCGCCACGTCGATCCGCACGATCGGGGACGACCTGAACGGGCTGTCGCTCCAGGCCTGGGTCACCACGGCGTACCTCATGGCGTCGACCATCACGACGCCGCTGTACGGCAAGCTCTCGGACATCTACGGGCGCAAGCCGTTCTACCTGCTCGCGATCAGCCTGTTCGTCGTCGGCTCGCTGCTGTGCGGCACGGCCGACTCGATGTACCAGCTCGCGATCTACCGCGGGGTCCAGGGCCTCGGCGCGGGCGGTCTGATGGCGCTCGCGATCACGATCCTCGGGGACCTCGTCCCGCCGCGGGAGCGCGCTCGCTACCAGGCGTACTTCCTCGCCGTGTGGGGCACGTCGTCGGTCATCGGGCCGGTCATCGGCGGGTTCTTCGCCGGCGCGGACACGATCCTCGGGCTCGACGGCTGGCGCTGGATCTTCCTCGTCAACGTGCCGCTCGGTGCGCTGGCGATCGTCGTCGTCGCCCGCGTGCTGCACCTGCCGCCGGTGCGCCGCGCCCGGCACCGCATCGACTGGCCCGGCGCGCTCATGCTCGTCGTGGGTCTCGTGCCGCTGCTGCTCGTCGCCGAGCAGGGTCGCGAGTGGGGCTGGACGTCGCCGCGCGCGCTGCTCTGCTACACCGTCGGGGTCGTCGGGATCGGGCTGTTCGTGGTCGCGGAGGTCGTCGCCAAGAAGGACGCGCTGCTGCCGCTGCACCTGTTCCGGAACCGGACCTTCTCGGTCGGCGCCGGCGCGAACGTCGTCATCGGGCTCGGGATGTTCGGCGGGCTCGCGACGCTTCCGCTCTACCTGCAGATCGTCAAGGGCCTGAGCCCGACGGAGGCCGGCCTCACGCTCATCCCGTTCACGTTCGGCATCATGGCCGGCTCGATCGTCACCGGGCAGCTGACCTCACGGACCGGGCGCTACAAGTGGTTCCCCGTCATCGGCACGGTCCTCATGGGCATCGGCGCGCTGATGTTCTCGCGGCTCACGCCCGACACCGTGCTCCTCGAGGTGTTCGCCGACTCGGTCGTGTTCGGCCTCGGGCTCGGGTTCACGATGCAGCCGCTCGTGCTCGCGGTGCAGAACGCCGTCCCGGTGCAGGACATGGGCGTCGCCACGTCGTCGTCGCTGTTCTTCCGGCAGGTCGGCGGGACGCTCGGGACGGCGGTCTTCCTGTCGATCCTGTTCTCGACCGTCGGGGAGAACATCCGCGACGCGTTCGCGCGCCTCGCGCGCACGCCCGACTTCCAGGCGGCGCTCACCGACCCGGAGGTCGTCGCGGACCCGGCGAACGCGCCGGTGCTCGACATGGCGCAGGGCGGCGGGGGCGCGCTGCCCTCGCTCGACGACTCGTCGTTCATCAACGCCCTGGACCCGCGCCTGGCCCGGCCGTTCCTCGACGGCTTCGCCGAGTCGATCAGCACCGTCCTGCTCATCGCTGCGGCCGTCATGGTGCTCGGCGTGATCCTCACGGTGCTGCTCCCCGAGCTGCCGCTGCGGAACGTCTCGGGGATCCAGGGCCGGCTCGAGGACGAGGCCGCGGCGGACGCAGCGGAGGCGGAGGCGTCCGACCTGACGGCGGCGGTCTCGGGTTCCGGTGCGGTCGCGGGCGCGGCGCCGACCGCTGCCGGAGCGGGGGGTGCGGTGGACGGCCGGCCGACGGCGGGCGACGCCACGCCCCGGACGCTCGGCGGCGTGCCGGACGTCGCCGCGGACGACCGGAGGCGCTAG
- a CDS encoding YciI family protein: MTQYAIYFHQQWVGDHPAEWFQTRVEPSTAVVRDMEAAGVLLFAGGLEEDLADAFSADATSGTLSITDGPYTETAEYLGGITIIDVPDVETAKMWAGRVAEGCGWPQEVRVIR; this comes from the coding sequence ATGACCCAGTACGCCATCTACTTCCACCAGCAGTGGGTCGGGGACCACCCGGCCGAGTGGTTCCAGACCCGCGTGGAGCCCAGCACGGCGGTCGTCCGTGACATGGAGGCGGCCGGGGTGCTCCTCTTCGCCGGCGGGCTCGAGGAGGACCTGGCGGACGCCTTCAGCGCCGACGCGACGAGCGGGACCCTGTCGATCACGGACGGCCCCTACACCGAGACCGCCGAGTACCTGGGCGGCATCACGATCATCGACGTGCCCGACGTGGAGACGGCCAAGATGTGGGCGGGCAGGGTCGCCGAGGGGTGCGGCTGGCCCCAGGAGGTCCGGGTCATCCGGTAG
- a CDS encoding cytochrome c oxidase assembly protein, giving the protein MTSTHTPAAVRPAAGTPAAGRGAVVRLGALALAGAVAAVLGVWFSRAALPTVLADPGALVRWGLPVTTTLTELAGSLTLGALVLAVGILPLRTPATGSTPSGSAPTGSAPTGAPRTAYARSLTLAAVAAGTWTVLSVAGLVLRYASVSGRPLGSSTFGDELGLYVTQVDLGRNQLGIVVVAAVVTALALVVQTPTGAAWCAGLTVVALWQQAQGGHAAGATSHELATSSMFLHLVGAAVWIGALAALAVLAGRLGDDLRPSVERYSTVAGWCFVLVAVSGLVNALIRLGGVDGLGTRYGVLVLVKAALFVVLGLLGAAHRRAALPRLAEPGAWPGAGWLFWRVVAVEIAVMGAVSGVAVALSSTAPPVPQEPPTSPTPAEIVTGHALPPEPTLLRWFTEWRWDLLFASAAVAGVVVYVRWVRRLRRRGDTWPWPRTAMWVTGLAIFFWTTSGGPAMYGHVLFSAHMVQHMVLAMVVPLLLTLAAPVTLALRAIPARPATLRGDASRGPREWLLTLVHSRLGTFFAHPLVAAANFAGSMVLFYYTGAFEWALRNPVGHVAMVVHFSLAGYLFANALVGVDPGPSRPPYTQRILLLFATMAFHAFFGVALMSGEALLVADWFGLLGREWGPPALADQQRGGGVAWGIGELPTLVLAIAVIVAWSRSEERVAKRRDRAVDRDGDSEMDEYNAMLTRLADQDSRGR; this is encoded by the coding sequence GTGACCTCGACGCACACCCCCGCGGCCGTGCGCCCCGCCGCCGGCACCCCGGCGGCCGGGCGCGGAGCGGTCGTGCGGCTCGGCGCCCTCGCGCTCGCCGGCGCCGTGGCGGCGGTGCTCGGCGTGTGGTTCTCGCGCGCCGCGCTGCCGACGGTCCTGGCCGACCCGGGTGCGCTCGTCCGGTGGGGGCTGCCGGTCACCACGACGCTCACCGAGCTCGCGGGGTCGCTGACGCTCGGCGCGCTCGTGCTCGCGGTCGGCATCCTCCCGCTCCGGACCCCCGCCACCGGTTCCACCCCCTCCGGCTCGGCTCCCACCGGTTCCGCCCCCACCGGCGCGCCCCGCACCGCGTACGCACGCAGCCTCACGCTCGCCGCCGTCGCCGCCGGCACGTGGACGGTCCTGTCCGTCGCGGGTCTCGTGCTCCGGTACGCGAGCGTCTCGGGCCGCCCGCTCGGCTCCTCGACGTTCGGTGACGAGCTCGGCCTGTACGTCACGCAGGTCGACCTCGGCCGCAACCAGCTCGGCATCGTCGTCGTCGCCGCGGTCGTCACCGCGCTCGCGCTCGTCGTGCAGACCCCGACCGGCGCCGCCTGGTGCGCCGGGCTCACCGTCGTCGCGCTGTGGCAGCAGGCCCAGGGCGGCCACGCGGCGGGCGCGACGAGCCACGAGCTCGCGACGAGCTCGATGTTCCTGCACCTCGTCGGCGCGGCCGTGTGGATCGGGGCGCTCGCCGCGCTCGCGGTGCTGGCCGGCCGGCTCGGGGACGACCTGCGCCCCAGCGTCGAGCGCTACTCCACGGTCGCCGGCTGGTGCTTCGTGCTCGTCGCCGTCTCCGGCCTGGTCAACGCCCTCATCCGGCTCGGTGGCGTCGACGGGCTCGGCACGCGCTACGGGGTCCTCGTGCTCGTCAAGGCCGCGCTGTTCGTCGTCCTCGGCCTGCTCGGCGCGGCGCACCGGCGTGCGGCGCTGCCCCGGCTCGCGGAGCCCGGCGCCTGGCCCGGTGCGGGGTGGCTGTTCTGGCGCGTCGTCGCCGTCGAGATCGCCGTCATGGGCGCCGTCTCCGGCGTGGCCGTCGCGCTGTCGTCGACCGCGCCGCCCGTGCCGCAGGAGCCGCCGACGAGCCCGACGCCCGCTGAGATCGTCACGGGCCACGCCCTCCCGCCCGAGCCGACGCTGCTGCGCTGGTTCACCGAGTGGCGCTGGGACCTGCTGTTCGCGAGCGCCGCGGTCGCCGGGGTCGTCGTCTACGTGCGGTGGGTCCGGCGGCTGCGCCGGCGCGGCGACACGTGGCCGTGGCCGCGGACGGCGATGTGGGTCACGGGGCTCGCGATCTTCTTCTGGACGACGTCGGGCGGCCCGGCGATGTACGGGCACGTGCTGTTCAGCGCGCACATGGTCCAGCACATGGTGCTCGCCATGGTGGTCCCGCTGCTCCTGACGCTCGCCGCCCCGGTCACGCTCGCGCTGCGCGCGATCCCGGCCCGGCCGGCGACGCTGCGCGGTGACGCGTCCCGGGGCCCGCGCGAGTGGCTGCTCACGCTCGTGCACAGCCGGCTCGGCACGTTCTTCGCCCACCCGCTCGTCGCCGCGGCGAACTTCGCGGGGTCGATGGTGCTCTTCTACTACACGGGCGCGTTCGAGTGGGCGCTGCGCAACCCCGTCGGGCACGTCGCGATGGTCGTGCACTTCTCGCTCGCGGGGTACCTGTTCGCGAACGCGCTGGTCGGGGTCGACCCGGGCCCGAGCCGGCCCCCGTACACGCAGCGGATCCTGCTGCTGTTCGCGACGATGGCGTTCCACGCGTTCTTCGGCGTCGCGCTCATGAGCGGCGAGGCGCTGCTCGTCGCCGACTGGTTCGGGCTGCTCGGGCGCGAGTGGGGCCCGCCCGCGCTCGCGGACCAGCAGCGCGGCGGCGGCGTCGCGTGGGGCATCGGGGAGCTGCCGACCCTGGTGCTGGCGATCGCGGTGATCGTCGCGTGGTCGCGCTCGGAGGAGCGGGTCGCGAAGCGCCGGGACCGCGCGGTCGACCGGGACGGCGACAGCGAGATGGACGAGTACAACGCGATGCTCACGCGCCTCGCCGACCAGGACTCCCGCGGTCGCTGA
- a CDS encoding DUF4037 domain-containing protein: MHTDALDLARSYWDTLVEPLVRGRRPGLALAAGRLGGGSDVLGLDDAMSQDHDWGLRLTLLVPREHVAGVRDGLESDLPDTFQGRPTRFATTWDARVRHRVEVADPDDFATARLGVDVTRPWVVADWLTLTGQSVLEVTGGPVFVDTAGRLGALRTRLTWYPDDVWLHVVACDWQRIDQELPFVGRCAQRGDDLGSRVVAGRLVRSALHLGFLLDRRWAPYPKWTGTVFRTLPRASAAWPALSAALGADGWQARERALCDALDVLLDVQRAAGLPAPEQATREFHDRPYRCVDPAVPDALLAQVQDPAVRALARGVGSVEQWVDDVDVLAHGERRAAVVAGLEAALSDRGSPGRRGA, from the coding sequence GTGCACACCGACGCGCTCGACCTGGCCCGGTCGTACTGGGACACCCTGGTGGAGCCGCTGGTCCGGGGCCGCCGGCCGGGACTGGCGCTCGCCGCGGGCCGGCTGGGCGGCGGCTCCGACGTGCTCGGGCTCGACGACGCGATGTCCCAGGACCACGACTGGGGCCTGCGCCTGACCCTGCTCGTCCCGCGCGAGCACGTGGCGGGGGTCCGGGACGGTCTGGAGTCCGACCTGCCGGACACGTTCCAGGGCCGGCCGACACGGTTCGCGACGACGTGGGACGCCCGCGTGCGGCACCGGGTCGAGGTCGCCGACCCGGACGACTTCGCCACCGCACGGCTCGGCGTCGACGTGACCCGACCCTGGGTCGTCGCCGACTGGCTCACGCTCACCGGTCAGTCGGTGCTCGAGGTCACGGGCGGGCCGGTCTTCGTCGACACCGCGGGCCGCCTGGGCGCCCTGCGCACGCGCCTCACCTGGTACCCCGACGACGTGTGGCTCCACGTCGTCGCGTGCGACTGGCAGCGCATCGACCAGGAGCTGCCGTTCGTCGGCCGGTGCGCCCAGCGCGGCGACGACCTCGGCTCCCGCGTCGTCGCCGGCCGCCTCGTGCGGTCCGCGCTGCACCTGGGGTTCCTGCTCGACCGCCGCTGGGCCCCGTACCCCAAGTGGACCGGCACGGTGTTCCGGACCCTGCCCCGGGCGTCGGCGGCCTGGCCCGCGCTGAGCGCCGCGCTCGGGGCGGACGGCTGGCAGGCCCGGGAGCGGGCGCTGTGCGACGCCCTGGACGTCCTGCTCGACGTGCAGCGCGCGGCCGGGCTGCCCGCGCCCGAGCAGGCGACGCGCGAGTTCCACGACCGGCCCTACCGGTGCGTCGACCCCGCGGTGCCGGACGCCCTCCTCGCGCAGGTCCAGGACCCGGCCGTCCGCGCCCTGGCCCGCGGGGTCGGCTCGGTCGAGCAGTGGGTCGACGACGTCGACGTCCTCGCGCACGGCGAGCGCCGCGCGGCGGTCGTCGCCGGCCTGGAGGCGGCCCTCAGCGACCGCGGGAGTCCTGGTCGGCGAGGCGCGTGA
- a CDS encoding S9 family peptidase encodes MTTDTSTGSGAPDATPASDAPPAPATPFHDLDAYVALPRVSGLALSRDGSRLVTSVARLDPKGTTYLTALWEVDPEGREPARRLTRSAKGESGAAFTSTGDLLFTSARPDPDPQEGADDEAAPALWLLPARGGEARVVAARGAGLGGIKVAADAPVVLVGSDVLPRAVDGAKDDRLRKARKEKKVAAILHSTYPVRYWDHDLGPATPHLFAATLPAAATSDVGADDVSGLEELHAGVPDERPELRDLTPGAAAALVEQGYALSPDGGTVVTGWSVPQARGAVRSRLVAIDVATGDRRDLVDDAAADLGSPVVSPDGRWVAFERETISTPHRAPAVSLQVVALDGAGEPRTLAQDWDRWPHGATWLPDSSGLLVVADDDGRAPVFHVDLGSGAVTRVTSDDAAFTDLQVSPDGATLYALRASYLAPAHPVRVDLAAALASGTPVAATALRSPAATPVLPGTLQDVEATAADGVRVRSWLALPEGASAENPAPLLLWIHGGPLGSWNAWSWRWNPWLLVAQGYAVLLPDPALSTGYGQDFVQRGWGSWGAAPYTDLMAATDAAVARPDVDETRTAAMGGSFGGYMANWVAGHTDRFRAVVTHASLWALDQFGPTTDAAYYWAREMTDEMALENSPHRFVEQIVTPMLVVHGDKDYRVPIGEGLRLWYELVAHSGLPADDDGVTPHRFLYYPDENHWILSPQHAVVWYQVVEAFLAQHVLGLTGDDAPDLPELLG; translated from the coding sequence GTGACCACCGACACCAGCACCGGCTCCGGCGCGCCCGACGCGACACCCGCGTCCGACGCCCCGCCGGCCCCCGCCACCCCGTTCCACGACCTCGACGCCTACGTCGCGCTCCCGCGCGTGTCCGGCCTCGCGCTCTCGCGCGACGGCTCCCGCCTCGTGACCTCGGTCGCCCGGCTCGACCCGAAGGGCACGACCTACCTGACCGCGCTGTGGGAGGTCGACCCGGAGGGCCGCGAGCCCGCCCGCCGGCTGACCCGCAGCGCCAAGGGCGAGTCCGGCGCCGCCTTCACGTCCACCGGCGACCTGCTGTTCACGAGCGCGCGCCCCGACCCGGACCCGCAGGAGGGCGCCGACGACGAGGCCGCACCCGCGCTGTGGCTGCTGCCCGCGCGCGGCGGCGAGGCACGCGTCGTCGCGGCGCGCGGTGCCGGGCTCGGCGGGATCAAGGTCGCCGCCGACGCGCCGGTCGTGCTCGTCGGCTCCGACGTCCTGCCGCGCGCGGTCGACGGCGCGAAGGACGACCGGCTGCGCAAGGCCCGCAAGGAGAAGAAGGTCGCGGCGATCCTGCACTCGACCTACCCGGTCCGCTACTGGGACCACGACCTGGGCCCGGCGACCCCGCACCTCTTCGCGGCGACGCTGCCCGCGGCGGCGACGAGCGACGTGGGCGCCGACGACGTCTCGGGACTCGAGGAGCTGCACGCGGGGGTGCCCGACGAGCGCCCCGAGCTGCGGGACCTCACGCCGGGCGCCGCGGCCGCGCTCGTCGAGCAGGGGTACGCGCTGTCGCCCGACGGCGGCACGGTCGTCACCGGCTGGTCGGTGCCGCAGGCCCGCGGGGCGGTCCGCAGTCGGCTCGTGGCGATCGACGTCGCGACGGGGGACCGGCGGGACCTCGTGGACGACGCGGCCGCCGACCTCGGCTCACCGGTCGTCTCGCCCGACGGGCGCTGGGTCGCCTTCGAGCGCGAGACGATCTCGACGCCGCACCGCGCGCCCGCGGTGTCGCTCCAGGTCGTGGCGCTCGACGGTGCGGGCGAGCCGCGCACGCTCGCGCAGGACTGGGACCGCTGGCCGCACGGCGCGACGTGGCTCCCCGACTCCAGCGGCCTGCTCGTGGTGGCCGACGACGACGGCCGTGCGCCGGTCTTCCACGTCGACCTCGGCTCGGGCGCGGTCACGCGCGTGACGAGCGACGACGCCGCGTTCACCGACCTCCAGGTGAGCCCCGACGGCGCGACCCTCTACGCGCTCCGGGCGTCCTACCTCGCCCCCGCCCACCCGGTCCGGGTCGACCTCGCCGCGGCGCTCGCGTCCGGCACGCCCGTCGCCGCCACGGCGCTGCGCAGCCCGGCCGCGACCCCCGTCCTCCCGGGGACGCTGCAGGACGTCGAGGCCACCGCGGCCGACGGCGTGCGCGTCCGGTCGTGGCTCGCGCTGCCCGAGGGCGCCTCGGCCGAGAACCCGGCGCCCCTGCTGCTGTGGATCCACGGCGGTCCGCTCGGCTCGTGGAACGCGTGGTCGTGGCGCTGGAACCCGTGGCTCCTCGTCGCGCAGGGGTACGCCGTCCTGCTGCCCGACCCGGCGCTGTCCACCGGGTACGGCCAGGACTTCGTGCAGCGCGGCTGGGGCTCGTGGGGCGCCGCGCCGTACACCGACCTCATGGCGGCGACCGACGCGGCCGTCGCACGCCCCGACGTCGACGAGACCCGCACCGCGGCGATGGGCGGCTCGTTCGGCGGCTACATGGCCAACTGGGTCGCCGGGCACACCGACCGGTTCCGGGCGGTCGTCACGCACGCGAGCCTGTGGGCGCTCGACCAGTTCGGCCCGACGACGGACGCCGCGTACTACTGGGCGCGCGAGATGACCGACGAGATGGCGCTCGAGAACTCCCCGCACCGGTTCGTCGAGCAGATCGTCACCCCGATGCTGGTCGTCCACGGCGACAAGGACTACCGGGTGCCGATCGGCGAGGGACTGCGGCTCTGGTACGAGCTCGTCGCGCACTCGGGGCTGCCTGCGGACGACGACGGCGTGACGCCGCACCGGTTCCTGTACTACCCCGACGAGAACCACTGGATCCTGTCGCCGCAGCACGCGGTCGTCTGGTACCAGGTCGTCGAGGCGTTCCTCGCGCAGCACGTGCTCGGGCTCACCGGGGACGACGCGCCCGACCTGCCCGAGCTGCTGGGCTGA